In one Paraburkholderia azotifigens genomic region, the following are encoded:
- a CDS encoding SRPBCC family protein, translated as MKTLIRAIVTVACVAAAIAVLFVPLPRAFHLSTTIVTAMPIARPPAAVFDYVTTPAHWPAWHPSSLSVAGAIDHSLGLGERTTEEFRVAGRRGHVVWTVVERQRPQKWTIDGAIEGRPAGTVSYALTPEADGTQFERTFTYRSPTLWFALLNAVLLRPKIQAESDEAVERLKDALEQP; from the coding sequence ATGAAAACGCTAATACGAGCGATCGTGACCGTGGCATGCGTGGCGGCCGCCATCGCCGTTCTGTTCGTTCCGCTGCCGCGCGCCTTCCATCTGTCGACGACCATTGTCACCGCCATGCCGATCGCGCGCCCGCCCGCGGCCGTTTTCGACTACGTGACGACGCCTGCGCACTGGCCCGCGTGGCATCCGTCGTCGCTGTCGGTGGCGGGTGCGATCGATCACTCACTTGGCCTCGGCGAACGGACTACGGAAGAATTTCGTGTCGCGGGGCGGCGCGGGCACGTCGTGTGGACGGTTGTCGAACGTCAACGCCCGCAGAAATGGACGATCGACGGCGCGATAGAAGGCCGGCCCGCAGGCACGGTCAGCTACGCGCTGACGCCCGAGGCGGACGGCACGCAGTTCGAGCGCACCTTCACGTATCGCTCGCCGACGCTCTGGTTTGCGCTGCTCAACGCTGTCTTGCTGCGCCCGAAAATCCAGGCCGAGTCCGACGAAGCCGTCGAGCGGCTCAAAGATGCGCTCGAACAGCCCTAG
- a CDS encoding DUF3138 family protein yields MRKKLICLLVAGALPGAAFADSTSAQIKALQQQLNALQKEVKELRAQVASNPASNPAAKPAVGTAAAPALAAAPAVDISSPDYGKAPARLTNDDVTTMKQQIANQQLKVDSLEDAAQTGPIAGLSVTGYIDPTYIYNRAQSSSSFLFANHESAYNYYNSTFGDLYLDIKKTFGVGPMAPSAEITLMPNRGNGITLLQNSHGEIGNNILNTAVVNVPLTGSTTFVAGLIPSFGGYEVQQSNQMLTLTHNLLYDFSDPGSYVGVGANYTKGNWAWKFFLGNEQYRTYGAVTQTGTNALGDPITTSNKIPTFTARADYTWSSALDIGGSINIGRQTLPSAVDATTGNVTYGVGGQAPSSGGTFFFGEVDATYLLADVQYNAEFDYGQQQNAAFNGGQAQWYGLSLLAHRKFNVPVVGRMGATLRYDLLVNSKNGGGGGGIALNSNGMDVNNGFGIGADCLAKSKANGGLGFECKGANRQDIALDLLFFPTQQITVKVEYRHDWANQNVFLRNDGSYSKSNDLLATQFIYSF; encoded by the coding sequence ATGAGAAAGAAACTCATCTGTCTGCTGGTAGCGGGGGCTCTGCCGGGTGCCGCATTCGCGGACTCGACCAGCGCACAGATCAAGGCGCTTCAGCAGCAACTCAATGCGCTGCAAAAGGAAGTGAAGGAATTGCGTGCGCAGGTTGCGTCGAATCCCGCGTCGAATCCCGCTGCGAAGCCTGCTGTGGGAACGGCCGCCGCGCCTGCGCTGGCGGCCGCGCCCGCTGTCGATATTTCGTCGCCCGATTACGGCAAGGCGCCCGCGCGGCTCACCAACGACGACGTGACCACCATGAAGCAGCAGATCGCGAATCAGCAGCTGAAGGTGGACTCGCTGGAAGACGCTGCGCAGACAGGGCCGATTGCAGGCCTCTCGGTGACGGGCTATATCGACCCGACGTACATTTACAACCGCGCGCAGAGCTCGTCGTCGTTCCTGTTCGCGAACCACGAAAGCGCCTACAACTACTACAACAGCACGTTCGGCGATCTGTATCTCGACATCAAGAAGACCTTCGGTGTCGGCCCGATGGCGCCGTCGGCGGAAATCACGTTGATGCCGAACCGCGGCAACGGCATCACGCTGCTGCAGAACTCGCATGGCGAGATCGGCAACAACATCCTGAACACGGCCGTGGTCAACGTGCCGCTGACGGGATCGACGACGTTCGTCGCCGGTTTGATTCCGAGCTTCGGCGGCTATGAAGTGCAGCAGTCGAATCAGATGCTGACGCTCACGCACAACCTGCTGTACGACTTCTCCGATCCGGGCAGCTATGTCGGCGTCGGCGCGAACTATACGAAGGGCAACTGGGCGTGGAAGTTCTTCCTCGGCAACGAACAGTACCGCACGTATGGCGCCGTCACGCAGACGGGCACGAATGCGCTGGGCGACCCGATCACGACGAGCAACAAGATTCCGACCTTCACCGCACGGGCCGACTACACGTGGTCGAGCGCGCTCGATATCGGCGGCTCGATCAATATCGGCCGCCAGACGCTGCCGAGCGCGGTCGATGCGACGACGGGCAACGTCACCTACGGCGTGGGCGGCCAGGCACCGAGTTCGGGCGGCACGTTCTTCTTCGGCGAAGTGGACGCGACCTACCTGCTTGCCGACGTGCAGTACAACGCGGAATTCGACTACGGCCAGCAGCAGAACGCGGCGTTCAACGGCGGCCAGGCGCAATGGTATGGCCTGTCGCTGCTCGCGCACCGCAAGTTCAACGTGCCTGTCGTAGGCCGCATGGGCGCAACGTTGCGCTATGACCTGCTCGTCAACAGCAAGAACGGCGGCGGCGGTGGCGGCATCGCGTTGAACTCGAACGGCATGGACGTAAACAACGGCTTCGGTATCGGCGCGGATTGTCTTGCGAAATCGAAGGCCAACGGCGGTCTCGGCTTCGAATGCAAGGGCGCGAACCGTCAGGACATTGCGCTCGATCTGCTGTTCTTCCCGACGCAGCAAATCACCGTCAAGGTCGAATATCGTCACGACTGGGCGAACCAGAATGTGTTCCTGCGCAACGACGGTTCGTATAGCAAGTCGAACGATCTGCTGGCCACACAGTTCATCTATTCGTTCTAA
- a CDS encoding MFS transporter, producing the protein MTTQDQAGMSLPGNEQSRAHAASPSSLNAGSIGARLDRLPATRSVWKLVVMLSLGFFFELYDLLYTGYVAPGIVKSGILTSTTHGLFGTTGIASFIATLFLGLFIGTIACGFLADRFGRRAIFTYSLLWYTVANVVMAFQETATGLNFWRFTAGLGIGVELVTIGTYISELVPKHIRGRAFACEQAVGFTAVPVVAFLAWLLVPRSPLGLDGWRWVVLIGAHGALFVWWIRRNLPESPRWLAQQGRVEEADRVMRALEAKVEAEYGKPLPPAAPPVPVPPSGRFSDMWVPPYRSRTLMLAIFNIFQTVGFYGFANWVPTLLIKQGITVTTSLAYSSIIALAAPVGPIIGLFIADRFERKSVIVAMAALIIVCGLWFSQTTAAVLLICLGVGLTLGSNIMSYSYHAYQAELFPTSIRARAVGFVYSWSRFSAIFTAFFIASVLKYFGSTGVFVFIAAAMAIVMLVIGVMGPRTRGIALEEISH; encoded by the coding sequence ATGACAACGCAAGACCAGGCCGGCATGTCGCTGCCAGGGAACGAACAGAGCCGCGCGCACGCCGCTTCGCCTTCATCGCTCAATGCCGGTTCCATCGGCGCGCGGCTCGACCGCCTGCCCGCGACGCGCTCCGTCTGGAAGCTCGTCGTGATGCTGAGCCTTGGCTTCTTCTTCGAACTCTACGATCTGCTCTACACGGGTTACGTCGCGCCCGGTATCGTCAAGAGCGGCATTCTCACGTCGACTACGCACGGCCTGTTCGGCACGACGGGCATTGCGAGCTTCATCGCGACGCTGTTTCTGGGCCTGTTCATCGGCACGATCGCGTGCGGCTTTCTCGCAGACCGCTTCGGCCGCCGCGCGATCTTCACGTATTCGCTGCTGTGGTACACGGTTGCGAACGTCGTCATGGCGTTTCAGGAGACGGCGACGGGGCTCAACTTCTGGCGCTTCACGGCAGGCCTCGGCATCGGCGTCGAGCTGGTGACGATCGGCACATATATCTCCGAGCTGGTGCCGAAGCACATCCGCGGCCGTGCATTCGCGTGCGAACAGGCAGTCGGCTTCACGGCTGTGCCCGTCGTCGCGTTTCTCGCATGGCTGCTGGTGCCGCGCTCGCCGCTCGGACTCGACGGCTGGCGCTGGGTCGTGCTGATCGGCGCACACGGCGCGCTGTTCGTCTGGTGGATCCGGCGCAATCTGCCCGAAAGCCCGCGCTGGCTCGCGCAACAAGGGCGCGTCGAAGAAGCGGACCGTGTGATGCGCGCGCTCGAAGCGAAGGTCGAGGCCGAGTACGGCAAGCCGCTGCCGCCCGCAGCGCCGCCCGTTCCTGTACCGCCGAGCGGACGCTTCAGTGACATGTGGGTGCCGCCGTACCGCAGCCGCACGCTGATGCTGGCCATTTTCAACATCTTCCAGACCGTCGGCTTTTATGGCTTCGCGAACTGGGTGCCGACGCTGCTGATCAAGCAGGGCATTACCGTGACGACCAGCCTTGCCTATTCGAGCATCATCGCGCTCGCGGCGCCTGTCGGTCCCATCATCGGGTTGTTCATCGCAGACCGGTTCGAGCGCAAGAGCGTGATCGTCGCGATGGCGGCGCTGATCATCGTGTGCGGCCTGTGGTTCAGCCAGACGACGGCGGCTGTGCTGCTGATCTGCCTCGGCGTGGGGCTGACGCTCGGCAGCAATATCATGTCGTACAGCTATCACGCGTATCAGGCCGAACTCTTTCCGACCAGCATCCGGGCGCGCGCAGTCGGCTTCGTCTATTCGTGGAGCCGTTTTTCAGCGATCTTTACCGCGTTCTTTATCGCATCGGTGCTGAAGTATTTCGGATCGACGGGCGTGTTCGTCTTCATCGCAGCCGCCATGGCGATCGTGATGCTGGTGATCGGCGTGATGGGGCCGCGTACGCGCGGCATCGCGCTGGAAGAGATTTCGCATTGA
- a CDS encoding ABC transporter ATP-binding protein yields MTMNATKAEADQFVRIENVVKKFGDSTAVDNVNLSIAKNELFALLGSSGCGKSTLLRMLAGLETATSGKIYVDGEDLATLPPYRRPVNMMFQSYALFPHMTVESNVAFGLRQEGTPKNEIRERVADALNLVQMSRYAKRKPHQLSGGQQQRVALARSLVKRPKLLLLDEPMSALDKKIRQKTQLELVNIIEKVDVTCVMVTHDQEEAMTMASRLAVMSEGRIVQIGSPSQVYEFPNSRFSAEFIGSTNLFDGVVVEDEPDHIFVESEDLEARMYVSHGVTGPLGMPVGISVRPERVRVSREKPGAVHNWARGVVTDVAYMGSYSLYHVRLPSGKTVVSNLSSSDLMSEGAPAYNDDVFVSWSPSSGVVLTQ; encoded by the coding sequence ATGACTATGAATGCGACGAAAGCGGAAGCGGATCAGTTCGTCCGCATCGAAAACGTCGTGAAGAAATTCGGCGACAGCACGGCTGTCGACAACGTCAATCTGAGCATCGCGAAGAACGAACTGTTCGCGCTGCTCGGCAGCTCGGGCTGCGGCAAGTCCACGCTGTTGCGCATGCTGGCGGGCCTGGAGACGGCCACGTCCGGCAAGATCTATGTCGACGGCGAAGACCTGGCGACCTTGCCGCCCTATCGCCGCCCCGTGAACATGATGTTCCAGTCGTATGCGCTCTTTCCGCACATGACGGTCGAGTCGAATGTCGCCTTCGGACTCCGGCAGGAAGGCACGCCGAAGAACGAGATCAGGGAACGCGTCGCCGATGCATTGAATCTCGTGCAGATGAGCCGGTACGCGAAGCGCAAGCCGCATCAGCTGTCGGGCGGTCAACAGCAGCGCGTCGCACTCGCGCGTTCTTTGGTGAAACGCCCAAAGCTTCTGCTGCTCGACGAGCCGATGTCCGCGCTCGATAAAAAGATCCGCCAGAAGACTCAACTCGAACTGGTGAACATCATCGAGAAAGTCGATGTCACCTGTGTGATGGTCACGCACGATCAGGAAGAAGCGATGACGATGGCAAGCCGGCTCGCCGTCATGAGCGAAGGCCGCATCGTGCAGATCGGCTCGCCTTCTCAGGTGTACGAGTTTCCGAACAGCCGCTTCTCCGCCGAATTCATCGGCTCGACCAATCTGTTCGACGGCGTGGTCGTCGAAGACGAGCCCGATCATATCTTCGTCGAGAGCGAAGACCTCGAAGCGCGCATGTACGTGAGCCATGGCGTGACAGGACCGCTCGGCATGCCCGTCGGCATTTCGGTGCGCCCCGAGCGCGTGCGCGTGTCGCGCGAAAAGCCGGGCGCGGTGCACAACTGGGCACGCGGCGTCGTGACGGATGTGGCCTACATGGGCAGCTATTCGCTGTATCACGTGCGTCTGCCGAGCGGCAAGACCGTCGTGTCGAATCTCTCCAGTTCGGACCTGATGAGTGAAGGTGCGCCCGCCTATAACGACGACGTGTTCGTCTCCTGGTCGCCGTCGAGCGGCGTGGTGCTGACGCAATGA
- a CDS encoding DMT family transporter: protein MKHPRWTGLIYLLITATGWALNWPAMKVLLREWPPLFSRGIAGVTASVLLGVVAVCMGERPRVPRQYVPRLLLAACTNVFAWMGFSTLSMKWLSVSEGALLVYTMPIWAMLLAWPILSRRPSTVEFLALLLGLAGVVVLLGGRGVAFDAGKIAGIAFALLAAVLFALGTVIARTPIPVAPISLVAWQVGLGRAPMIVAGLLIEHPVFASLHADGWAVLIYMTLVPMGVCYLAWFATLRHLPPQIASIGMLLVPIMGIVAAALALGEPLGWKEAVAMALTLSGVALALRRKAPQTDQAAPRTILR from the coding sequence ATGAAGCATCCGCGCTGGACGGGACTCATCTATCTGCTGATCACGGCAACGGGATGGGCACTCAACTGGCCGGCCATGAAAGTGCTGCTGCGCGAATGGCCGCCGCTTTTTTCGCGCGGCATCGCGGGCGTGACGGCGTCGGTGCTGCTCGGGGTCGTCGCCGTGTGCATGGGCGAACGGCCGCGCGTGCCGCGTCAGTATGTGCCGCGCCTTCTGCTCGCGGCCTGCACGAATGTCTTTGCATGGATGGGCTTTTCCACGCTGTCGATGAAATGGCTCAGCGTCAGCGAAGGCGCGCTGCTCGTCTACACGATGCCGATCTGGGCGATGTTGCTCGCGTGGCCGATTCTGTCGCGCAGACCTTCCACCGTCGAATTTCTTGCGCTGCTGCTCGGACTCGCGGGCGTCGTCGTGCTGCTGGGCGGGCGCGGCGTCGCCTTCGACGCGGGCAAAATCGCCGGCATCGCCTTCGCGCTGCTTGCAGCCGTGCTGTTCGCGCTCGGCACGGTGATCGCGCGCACGCCGATTCCCGTCGCGCCGATCAGCCTCGTCGCGTGGCAGGTCGGGCTCGGCCGCGCACCGATGATCGTCGCGGGCCTGCTGATCGAGCATCCCGTCTTTGCCTCGCTGCACGCGGACGGCTGGGCCGTGCTGATCTATATGACGCTCGTACCGATGGGCGTGTGCTACCTCGCGTGGTTCGCGACATTGCGGCATCTGCCGCCGCAGATCGCGTCGATCGGCATGCTGCTCGTGCCCATCATGGGCATCGTCGCGGCCGCGCTCGCGCTCGGCGAGCCGCTCGGCTGGAAGGAAGCCGTGGCGATGGCGCTCACGTTGAGCGGCGTCGCGCTGGCACTGAGGCGCAAGGCGCCGCAAACCGATCAAGCCGCTCCCCGTACGATCCTGCGCTAG
- a CDS encoding NAD(P)/FAD-dependent oxidoreductase, producing MTETLDRRADALIRNSYYEATASRPLVDDPMLEGTLDADVCVIGAGFSGLSVALECRARGLSVVVLDAHRPGWGASGRNGGQMLAGFAKDEIVEKELGLEGARAAWALSVEAVKLVRERIGRYGIECDFTAGFMTVATRAKRVPDLRAWMEAATNRWGYSHLSWVDAADMRDRIASECYLAGVHDALSGHLHPLKYCRGLADAARREGARLFAHSPVLEVVRGARPVVRTATGEVRCRFVAACGNATLGNVLPATIAARIAPIASYIVATESLGKERADALIKDRTAICDNNFFLHYFRVSADHRVLFGGRASSTGASPAQLTDDIRKRMLGVFPQLADTKIDYAWGGYVDITRNRAPDFGAIDPNYFYVQGFSGHGVALTGIAGRIIAQAIAGDTAALDLFSRIRHARFPGGPALRGPALELGMLYHRIRELF from the coding sequence GTGACGGAAACACTCGACCGCCGCGCGGATGCGCTGATCCGCAACTCGTACTATGAAGCCACGGCTTCGCGTCCGCTTGTCGACGACCCGATGCTCGAGGGGACGCTCGATGCCGATGTGTGTGTGATCGGCGCGGGATTCTCGGGCCTGTCGGTGGCGCTGGAATGCCGTGCGCGCGGGCTGTCCGTGGTCGTGCTCGACGCGCATCGGCCGGGCTGGGGGGCGTCGGGCCGCAACGGCGGACAGATGCTCGCCGGTTTTGCGAAAGACGAGATCGTCGAAAAAGAACTGGGCCTCGAGGGCGCGCGCGCTGCCTGGGCGCTATCGGTCGAAGCCGTGAAGCTGGTGCGTGAAAGGATCGGGCGCTATGGAATCGAATGCGATTTCACAGCGGGCTTCATGACGGTTGCAACCAGGGCGAAGCGCGTGCCCGATCTGCGCGCATGGATGGAGGCCGCGACGAACCGCTGGGGTTACTCGCATCTGTCGTGGGTGGATGCCGCCGACATGCGCGACCGCATCGCGTCGGAATGTTATCTGGCCGGCGTGCATGATGCATTATCCGGCCACCTGCATCCGCTCAAGTACTGCCGCGGTCTCGCCGATGCCGCGCGTCGCGAGGGGGCGCGACTCTTTGCGCACTCGCCTGTGCTCGAAGTCGTACGCGGTGCGCGGCCCGTCGTGCGCACCGCGACGGGAGAAGTACGCTGCCGCTTCGTCGCCGCATGCGGCAATGCGACGCTCGGCAACGTGCTGCCCGCAACGATTGCGGCGCGCATCGCGCCCATCGCGTCGTATATCGTCGCGACGGAATCGCTCGGCAAGGAGCGCGCCGATGCGCTGATCAAAGACCGCACCGCGATCTGCGACAACAACTTTTTCCTGCACTACTTCCGCGTATCGGCGGATCATCGCGTACTGTTCGGCGGACGCGCGAGTTCGACGGGCGCCTCGCCCGCACAACTCACCGACGATATCCGCAAGCGCATGCTCGGCGTCTTCCCGCAACTCGCGGATACGAAAATCGACTATGCGTGGGGCGGCTACGTCGACATCACGCGCAATCGCGCGCCCGACTTCGGCGCAATCGATCCGAACTACTTCTATGTGCAAGGCTTCTCGGGCCATGGCGTGGCGCTGACGGGCATTGCGGGGCGCATCATCGCGCAGGCCATCGCGGGCGATACGGCTGCGCTCGATCTTTTCTCGCGTATCCGCCACGCGCGCTTTCCTGGCGGCCCGGCTCTGCGCGGTCCGGCACTGGAACTGGGAATGCTGTATCACCGGATACGCGAGCTGTTCTAA
- a CDS encoding ABC transporter permease subunit, protein MRNPAQPTAAQMGAARHVSPALASTRQRLAKLLPSGRSTVIGIPFIWLTVFFALPFVLVLKISFADLRLGIPPYTELLSVKDGVVHFALQLSHYAFLLQDSLYVATYLSSLKMAAVSTVCCLLIGYPIAYYIARSAPATRNLLMMGVMLPFWTSFLIRVYAWIGILKDDGLLNHTLIALGVIHTPFRLYHTDIGVYIGMVYSYLPFMVMPLYAHLVKMDLTLLEAAYDLGAKPWTAFTRITLPLSKNGIIAGSLLVFIPAVGEYVIPELLGGADTLMIGRVMWDEFFNDMDWPMASAVTVAMVLLLLVPMAVFQYYQVKELEGAK, encoded by the coding sequence ATGAGAAATCCCGCCCAACCCACCGCGGCGCAAATGGGCGCCGCACGTCATGTGAGCCCTGCGCTCGCATCGACCCGACAGCGCCTCGCGAAGCTTCTGCCTTCGGGCCGCAGCACCGTGATCGGCATTCCGTTCATCTGGCTCACCGTATTCTTCGCGCTGCCGTTCGTCCTGGTGCTGAAGATCAGCTTCGCCGATCTGCGCCTCGGCATTCCGCCTTACACGGAACTGCTCAGCGTGAAGGACGGCGTCGTGCATTTCGCGCTGCAGCTGAGCCATTACGCATTTCTGTTGCAGGACAGCCTGTACGTCGCGACCTACCTCAGCTCTTTGAAGATGGCGGCCGTATCGACCGTCTGCTGTCTGCTGATCGGCTATCCGATTGCGTACTACATCGCGCGCTCGGCGCCCGCGACACGCAACCTGCTGATGATGGGCGTGATGCTGCCGTTCTGGACGTCGTTCCTGATTCGCGTGTATGCGTGGATCGGCATTCTGAAAGACGACGGCCTGCTCAATCACACGCTGATTGCGCTCGGGGTCATTCATACGCCCTTCCGTCTGTATCACACGGATATCGGCGTCTATATCGGCATGGTCTATTCGTATCTGCCGTTCATGGTGATGCCGCTCTACGCGCATCTCGTGAAGATGGATCTGACGCTGCTCGAAGCCGCCTACGACCTCGGCGCAAAGCCGTGGACAGCGTTCACGCGCATCACGCTGCCGCTGTCGAAGAACGGCATCATCGCGGGCTCGCTGCTCGTATTCATTCCTGCCGTTGGCGAGTACGTGATTCCCGAACTGCTCGGCGGCGCTGACACGCTGATGATCGGCCGCGTGATGTGGGATGAGTTCTTCAACGACATGGACTGGCCGATGGCATCCGCCGTGACGGTAGCGATGGTGCTGCTGTTGCTCGTGCCGATGGCCGTATTCCAGTACTACCAGGTCAAGGAACTGGAGGGCGCGAAATGA
- a CDS encoding DUF1488 family protein, translating into MEQSLLNFALSHNGQSVTFDIVVQKRPIGCSITRDALEQHFWLERGADESHLTKAFGNGQRRIAAVAERKALAKGATHVLITADDFEYR; encoded by the coding sequence ATGGAACAGTCCTTACTCAACTTCGCCCTTTCGCATAACGGCCAGTCCGTGACTTTCGATATCGTCGTGCAAAAGCGCCCGATAGGGTGTTCGATTACGCGCGACGCGCTCGAGCAGCATTTCTGGCTGGAGCGCGGTGCAGACGAATCGCACCTCACGAAGGCGTTTGGCAACGGCCAGCGCCGTATCGCCGCTGTCGCTGAGCGCAAGGCGCTCGCGAAAGGGGCGACGCACGTGTTGATTACAGCAGACGATTTCGAGTACCGGTAA
- a CDS encoding DUF2891 domain-containing protein: MTALLTSEIASKFAGLALAHLTREYPNKLTHSLAGPQDVQGPRALHPVFYGSYDWHSCVHGYWLLLHLIERFPELPEAPRIVGVVDEHFTEHNVAGERAYLDLPHNRGFERPYGWAWLLALSGQVTALKVPQAERWAKTIEPLTEAFVERFEEFLPKATYPLRVGTHFNTAFALALTLDFAHRTQRDSLAKLIVDTAKRWYLNDAGCQAWEPSGDEFLSPALMEAELMRRVLPPAEFAAWFARFLPDLAQRQPATLFIPATVTDRSDGKIAHLDGLNLSRAWCQRSLARALSNDDPRRAVLFEAADVHLDSALQHVAGDYMGEHWLATFATLALEA; encoded by the coding sequence ATGACTGCCCTGCTCACTTCTGAAATCGCATCGAAATTCGCGGGACTCGCGCTTGCTCATCTGACACGCGAGTATCCGAACAAACTCACGCATTCCCTCGCCGGACCGCAGGACGTGCAAGGCCCGCGCGCACTGCATCCTGTCTTCTACGGCAGCTATGACTGGCACTCATGCGTGCATGGCTACTGGTTGCTTTTGCATCTGATCGAGCGTTTCCCTGAGTTGCCGGAGGCGCCGCGCATCGTCGGCGTCGTCGACGAGCACTTCACGGAGCACAACGTAGCCGGCGAGCGCGCCTATCTCGACCTGCCGCATAACCGCGGTTTCGAGCGGCCCTACGGCTGGGCATGGCTGCTTGCGCTGTCGGGCCAGGTCACGGCACTCAAGGTGCCGCAAGCCGAACGCTGGGCGAAGACGATCGAACCGCTGACGGAAGCGTTCGTCGAACGCTTCGAAGAGTTTCTGCCGAAGGCGACGTATCCGCTGCGTGTCGGCACGCACTTCAACACCGCGTTCGCGCTGGCGCTCACGCTCGATTTCGCGCATCGCACGCAACGCGATTCCCTCGCGAAGCTGATCGTCGATACGGCGAAGCGCTGGTATCTGAACGACGCCGGATGCCAGGCATGGGAGCCGTCGGGCGACGAGTTCCTGTCGCCTGCACTGATGGAAGCCGAGTTGATGCGCCGCGTGTTGCCGCCCGCCGAGTTCGCCGCGTGGTTCGCGCGCTTTCTGCCCGATCTGGCGCAACGTCAGCCCGCGACGCTGTTTATCCCCGCTACCGTCACGGATCGCAGCGACGGAAAGATCGCGCATCTCGACGGGCTGAACCTGAGCCGTGCATGGTGCCAGCGCTCGCTGGCGCGCGCGCTGTCGAACGACGATCCCCGCCGCGCCGTGCTGTTCGAAGCCGCCGACGTGCATCTCGACAGCGCGTTGCAGCATGTCGCGGGCGACTACATGGGCGAGCATTGGCTCGCCACGTTCGCGACGCTTGCGCTCGAAGCGTAG
- a CDS encoding ABC transporter permease subunit has translation MIKPNKPLSATVLTLGFLFLYIPIISLVVFSFNESKLVTVWSGFSLKWYGALLHDDELLTAAWLSLKIGLMTACASVVIGTWAGFVLARFGRFRGFTFFAGMINAPLVIPEVIQGISLLLLFVALEQMIGWPKGRGVLTMWIGHVMLCVSYVAIIVQSRVKELNKSLEEAALDLGATPFKVFFVITLPLISQALLSGWMLSFTLSIDDLVLSAFLSGPGSTTLPLVVFSRVRLGLNPEMNALATLFITAVTIGVIAVNQWMLMRERKRTRDMQMAFAVADAADAPATTTRPAVARKKLDTANA, from the coding sequence ATGATCAAGCCGAATAAGCCTTTATCCGCAACGGTACTGACGCTCGGATTTCTCTTTCTGTACATCCCGATCATCAGTCTCGTCGTGTTCTCGTTCAACGAATCGAAGCTCGTCACCGTCTGGTCCGGCTTCTCGCTCAAATGGTACGGCGCACTGCTGCACGACGACGAACTGCTCACGGCTGCGTGGCTGTCGTTGAAGATCGGTTTGATGACGGCGTGTGCATCCGTCGTGATCGGCACGTGGGCGGGCTTCGTGCTCGCGCGCTTTGGGCGCTTTCGCGGCTTCACGTTTTTCGCGGGGATGATCAATGCGCCGCTCGTGATTCCCGAAGTCATTCAGGGCATTTCGCTGCTGCTGCTATTCGTTGCGCTGGAACAGATGATCGGCTGGCCCAAGGGACGCGGCGTGCTGACGATGTGGATCGGCCACGTGATGCTGTGCGTGTCGTATGTCGCGATCATCGTGCAATCGCGCGTGAAGGAACTCAACAAGTCGCTCGAGGAAGCCGCGCTCGATCTCGGCGCGACACCGTTCAAGGTGTTCTTCGTCATTACGCTGCCGTTGATCTCGCAGGCGCTGCTGTCGGGCTGGATGCTGTCGTTCACGCTGTCCATCGACGATCTCGTGCTTTCTGCGTTCCTCTCGGGCCCAGGCTCGACGACGCTGCCGCTCGTCGTGTTCTCGCGCGTGCGGCTCGGCCTCAACCCCGAAATGAATGCCCTCGCGACGCTGTTCATCACGGCCGTGACGATCGGCGTGATTGCCGTGAATCAATGGATGCTGATGCGCGAGCGCAAGCGCACCCGCGACATGCAAATGGCGTTCGCCGTCGCCGACGCCGCCGATGCGCCAGCCACCACCACACGCCCTGCCGTGGCTCGCAAGAAACTCGATACGGCCAACGCATAA